Below is a genomic region from Dioscorea cayenensis subsp. rotundata cultivar TDr96_F1 chromosome 14, TDr96_F1_v2_PseudoChromosome.rev07_lg8_w22 25.fasta, whole genome shotgun sequence.
CTCTTCTACTTCTCCTCCTGCCTCATTTCATCTGTTGATCCTCTTGTTCTCGTTGCCGATCCAGAGCGCAGGGTTTCGGATCTCAAGAAGAAGCTCCTCAATGTCGTTGCTGCGACCGATGCTGCTAATGCCGCCCTGGATGAAGCTAAGCGGGCGAAAGAGGTGGCTGAGAGAGAGCTCCGGGGTTCCCAGGTTCAGCTCTCCATGTGCGATGCCACGATCCAAGCCCAACTGGtgtttctcttctcttctattCTTCAAATTGATGGACGATTATCCATATATTGTACTCTTCACTCTCGGATTGATAATGGATGCTTGTTTGGTTTCAGGCCAGGATTTCTCTATTTCAAGGGGAGATATCTAAGCTCGGATCTGCAATTGATCAGCTCAAGGTGATATTCCAAAGCTAGGGTTTGTTtcgtttcttcttcttcttctttggtgaTTCTCTTCCTGACTATCCTCTGGTATGTGCCTAATCGTTGTTTGCTGATTGAAGAATGAGACAGGAGTTCTGcggtacatatatataatgatccCTGTCTTATGATCTTTGTTTCACTATATATGGCTGAATAGTCACATCCTATGTACTTGCAGAGATAATTTCATTGGCAGGATGCAAATATTGAACAAGAAGATAAGGTTGGATATCTTTTTATGAACATTTTGTTGATAAGTTGATCCTTGTGAATCTGATCATCTTCTCCTTGTTATTGGTTTGTGGATATCTTGTTTCCAATTCAGACATCAGGTTTGATCAACAGGTTAATTCAATATGTGGTGATGGGTTCCTATGAGTTTAAACTGGAGATGTTAGATATATTATagtattgctttttttttttttaagaagaaaacataCATTTATTGACcgtctttttttattatgcatcCATGGCAGCATACAAGTATTGTAGTGTGCACTGAAAGTATGTAGTTGTCTATTGACTTCTTTAATTATCATGCTCTACAGAGTATTCATgctttaacataaaaatacctTGAATGTCCCATAGATGCATTTGAAGTGAGGATGAAAACCATGTACTTTTCTATGTACCTCAAAGGATGACAGGAGATGGGTTGCCATGTTCGATCGGTGATAAAAGTAGGGCTAATGTGAAGAACAATACATGTTGAAGTGAGAGTTGTAAATTTTATAACTAATGAAAAACCAACTTTTGCTGGTAAGTGTATGTGCGGGTGATCAGGGTAATATAGATAAAAGGATTATCTGTTGAGGAGATAGCTGGTtcatttttgacaaaataataaagacCAAGGAAAATATTTTGTACTATTCTCTCATCACTTATGATCACCAAATAATCTAGCACTAAGTGTGAAGATAATCAGAACTTTGAATCTGACACAAGTAGCTTAAATGGCTTAATGGTTAAGGCTTTCCTTTCTTATCATACAGTACCATCCCCATCAAATCTTGCTttcttcctatttttcatttgcaATGTATTCTTCATATTTTGTACTATTCTCTCATCACTTTCAGAATTTTAAATGTTAAATGAACACAAGTTGCACATCTTCTGTACTGAATTAATATGCTCATAACTTATGGTAGTAGCTGCCCAttgcttcttttattgttttgactATTTTTACACAATGAACTCTTCAGGGAATTTCTAGAGATTGCAGGCCAAGCTTTTCAGAAAAAATACCCTGGAACTTCATCAAAGAATGGcaagaaatatttttgttaatttaattttttccagTCGTTcaagtcattttttttattattattaatttttttaactccaTGGCTGTATGGGTTTctttcctatatttttttcttagaaaCCTTGAAATGCTGAATTTGAATGGTGTTTCCTTGTCATCACAAATGGCAAAACCATTCTTATTGATTCCAATGCCAAATATTTCTAGCATTAGGACATAAAGGAGTCAGAAAGATTACTGGAGGGACCCATTAAGGGATCCCCTTCTCAGAGGCTGGTTCCTTCTGTTTATGGAGAAAGCACACTACAAACCTAATGGTGTCCAAAGTCTAGCCAGAAAATATAGTTTTGAGACCTTTCACAACCTGTGTATTTTGATGCTCATTTCAAGTGTACGAGATTACTTATGCTCCCACAGATTAGGATTTACATGCTACTGTTATCTAAACCCATATGATCACTGCCTATTAGATTCAACTGCACAATGGTGCACTTTAATCAAACAATTTCCAAGAAAATATTGTACCCTGTATTCCTTATCCATCTGACTGActatataaattgataaaattctttCTTAGGAAAATTATTCAGCTGAACTTATTTGATCAAGTGTTCTGATAAAAGTTTGATGACTGTCTAATAACTGAGCAttgcatttttcatcttttatgtTAATAACATCCATGCAGATACTTAACTCAAGTTGGTTTGCTTTCTCTAACTTTTATAGCTTATTTTTAGTGtttcctcttctctttcttttccttattcCTTATATATCATAACATGAAAATTGTGTTTATTACACATgtattattttgcttttgtCAGTTTGAGAGTTTGAGGTTAAACACCTGTTTTCTTGCGCTTTGGGAAGCACACATGCAGTGCATATTGCATAGTCAAATATGTTATAGAGATCTAGCAATAGGATAATATTTTGTGAAAACTCCTCGAGCACATGTTTTCATGAATTGGCTtgtaaaaaatatcaaacagaGGAGAGCTTTCATAAGATGATGCTACTAGATGCTGATTTTAGTATGTATTTTTATGTCATGACATGAGGGATCATGTCTTTAGCAGGTATAAGTACCAATAACAAGGAGGAAAAGTTCAACATGCAAGAATCTCTAAAAGATTTGGAGAGGCAGCTTGCATGTATTAAATCTCAGATAGATAAAACAAGCAGAGAGTATCAAGAACAACTACAAGATCACCACAAGGTGAATCATTCTACACTTATCTCCATTAAAATTACTGAAAAGCAAATAATATTCCTTTAACACCAAGGAATGAAAAGCTGAACTCAACTAGAGGCTTTAAAACACTTTTCTTGTAGAAATGAGCCATTTAGGATGATATACTAGTTACCATCTGTGATGATAATTAGACTGCTCTTTTGTACAATGATTTTTCATTGCAGATCTGTCAGGAGCTAGCTAATACTGAACAGAGATGGCTTCTTGTTGAGGCTGTTGttcaagaaacaaaatcattgcAAGAACTATCAGAATATCCTTTTCAATATACTAATCTTTCTACTCACATCAAACTTTTATTCACCAATGGTTGTTTTTCTTCAAGAGGCTGTTGCAGGTGTGGTTCAAGAGCTTATTAATTCTAAATGACTGGTATTGTGTTTGCATGGTGAGAAAATAAACagtaaaagggaaaaaaaatttatgaatgcttttcttcattcattcattcattcattcaatcagAAGATTCAGAACTATTAAAAGTTCTTAACCGTAAACAAGCAGACATGTGAATTGGAGAAGACCTGTGCTTCACTTGGGGAGAAGTTACAGAAGAGGTATGAATGCCCTAACTGCCATTGCAAGATGGGAGGTTTGGAAGCAGCTTCAGAGACTTGAGAATTTTGAGAGACTGGAGAATTTTGTTTGAACATGGCATCCAAATGCGGCGGATATCATGCCATGTGGTATGGCTCCTTTCTTTTGCAAATTTTGGGTCACCAAACTGCCTGTTTGGTAATTCAGGAGCAATGCTATTTCTACTAAATAAATTTACCGAATTTGTTAGTTGAATAATCACCTTCAACTTTTTTCTTGGATCTACAACATCACTGATTCAAAATTTCTAAGTGATTTAGATTGTTGTTAGTCACTACAAAGTCATtcggtaaaatttttttttttggtacaaCAATAGAGGTCGATTATATTCTCAATTTCTATAGTAAGacatgtattattatttttgttatttttaaccAACTTAACTCCACATGCTAATGGCTATAAATCCTTGTCTTTATTCTCTAAAATGAGATATTAATGCTTAAGCACTTTTATTCCTACTCTTCCCCCCATCCCAAATAAAGAAGAAGTGGGAAGATTTCCCTCTAAAACAAAAAGATTAATATTGAAGAGAGtaaccaaaaattaattaattaattattaaatttaaaaaattatagagaccagtaaattattattattatcgaatataattaataaatgtaccattatatatatatatatatatatagaaaacaaattgaattattattttattataaagaaaataGGTAGCCTTATCCGGATTGGTTGAATTGAAGCCTATTGCTCCGTGGAGCTTCTCTTCCACAGTTTGAGGCCTCTCTTTTCATGGTGTTTAAAAAGAGGCTTCTAATGGCCTCCGTTTCCAGCAGCATGGAATATGACGATCAATGCTCTCTCCCCGCTTTCCGCCTTCTTCACCCCTCGCCGCCACCTCTTCAATCCCTTTCCATCTCGCCGCCCATTCCCACGCCGCCACCCACCACCTCGAGGTGCCATTCAttctccctttttttctttttttcttgaagttctttttttagattctggttctgtgttttttttttcttttttattttcgtGAAAGTTATTGCATGATTGGGATTGAAAAAGGTTGGatcttttcattcttcatttGATGCGTGGAAAACTGCAGTTTGTTGGTACTTTCTTGAGCTGTCGCATGATTGGAATTGAAAAAACTTGGAAATTTCATTCTTCATGTAATATGTGGAAAGCTCCAGccatttgtttaattatatgttCTACTTGATAGCAATTGGTTTCTGAATCTAGGAAGTGATTTTGCATGGGGTTTATTGCATTTCTCAGTTCTCAGAGTTTTCAGACTTCAGAACTATTAATTTGTCTCTCAATCAGGCTTGATGTATTGTATTTCTGGTGGTCTAACATATCTTTGAGGACTCTAATGGTTTCACACTCGCAATAGTTTAAACATTTAAGGATTTAGAAATAATTCAGGTGTGCTTGAAGTGTAGTTCAAAGTTGCAGGCATAGCAAAGTAGTTTAAGAAgttaataatcataattaacattaattactTGAGAAGTGCTTTGAACTTCAAAAAAGTCTGTTTGATACGTCCTCACATTTGTTACCTATGATCCAATCCTCCTAATCTAATTTGGTGCTTTAACAATTTATCATCTAATGTGAGCATACAAATTTTGGTATTCTCTTTGTATTTTGTAACATGTTCGTCAAATGTTttgctcttgttcttatttaaATGATGAACACTGTTGGCAGTCGTGGGTGATTCTAAAGGGACTAAGACATCCACTGATCCAATATCTGAAAGAGCTCAATCAGACCAGCTTGTTGATGGCATGGACTTTGGTGAACTCTGCAATGACTTTGAATGCATAAGCAGCCCCTTAGTGGAGTCCACAGCAAGACAACTTGTGCGTGACATACTAGAAATGAGAGAACAAAATCGTTCCTTTGGATGTTTCTCTGTTTCCATCAAATATAAGGTATATACTTAAGTTCAGAACATGAGAAAATTGTTATTCTTGTCATTTGTGCTCTATGGTGGTTAAAGCTTGTACTTTTCTGGTGGAAAATGCTACAATCTTTTACTGAACAATCTAGACCTTTATGAGATAATAGCTTGTACTGCCAATTCACTTGTTCCACCTTTTATGTGGTGAAATTCACTGCAGTTTAGCCGAAAGTTTCATAGTTTCATGAAAAATCATAAAGGTGAAAACATTTGTGATTGCTGTCAAGAGGTCTGTTCTGTATTTTAAAGATCTCTAATCACTCAATCTGCTTGGTAGTGGTCTATTTTTGTCACGCATTTAAAATAGCTACTAAATTCTTTCCCATGGGCTTCCTCAGGTTCATGTGCATGCCTCATTCTGAAATTTACATTCTTGAAGCATCATCTAATAAGCATCGAATGTTGTtggtttgacaaaattatatcAGGTGCTATAAAAATAGTATGCGCTGTGCCTCATCCAAATGATAttgaaataacaaatatattatctcAGCAAGTATTTGAATCACTGGTTGTTCTATTTTGAAGTTTTGCATTGTATTTCTATTTTTCATGCTCGAATAGTTTACCATCATTCATATTTTCTCAGGATCCAGTTAGGAATTTTATTGGTCGCGAAAAGTACAACAGACCTTTGTGGGCGACTGATGCCCTTGAGAAGCCTACTGCGGTgaggaataaataaaattcttcATGCCTGTGCATCTGAAATTTTAATTCCCTTTCCTTCATTTCGACATAACTAACCTCTGAAGTAATAGGAtgtttttacttgtattcaaatacaaataataactaataCTCTCCTTTGCTGATTCAAGAGTGAATGAATGTCCAGACAGTGCAGGAGATGGTAATGTTGTCAACCAGTGTACTCAACATCAAATGGACACTAAAAGGAAAGCCGAAATTTCTTGGTTTCCTTGCGGGGAACTTGATAGTCCGCGTGAATTCACGATTTACATTAAACCAAATAAGTGGTCAAGTTGTTGAGCATGAGGAAACATGGGATTTATCTGAATCATCACCTATTGCTCAAGCATATTTCTGGATTTCCAGGAGGTTTTTTGCTGCAATTGATGCTAGCAAAGATTCATTTGATGCTGCTAAGAATATGCAAACAAGTTTCTCGACAGACAAAGAAAACATGGAACCTTATCCTGATCCATCCACTGATCCTACAAAGGTACATTCCTTAACTACATTATCTTCATGAATATTTCTTGCATTCACAGATCAATCTAAGTTTTGTCAAACAGATAAATCAATAAAAGTTTTATTGCaagaaaacaatgattaatattGTTATAACAATGTACTTATTAGGAGTGAAAaggttattttctttttgtatcaTAAAGTAATACTGTAATAATCCATGGCTAACTAACATGTaagtatatattcatatatatatatatatatatatgtatgtatgtattatatAAGAACATCAATTTTTCAGGAGGAATTTTACAAGGTATATGTGCAATTTCAGGGAtgtttcaagggtatatatgtgaaagactgttatttttatttataatgttttcattagtgatattgattgaatttggttttatttttcactCAGTTCTTTCAAAGTGATGATGGTATGCAGAAGGATGCTTATCAGATTGCACTCTTCTTGgctattgtttattttgttgtacAGTTCTTGAGGACAACCCTATGAGTGTAAATTTAAATTCCCAACAAActttaatatctttttttttgtaaatattgttCCACATAccctttatatttatatattaagaaCTTTGAGATATTGTTTTTATGGTCTGCTCTGATGTTGTGATTTATGAGAAAGAATCAAGGGTTTTAGTGAATGTTTAGCATGGATTTTGTTTATGAATTCTTGAACTTTTCATGAGAATTATGTGGAAGTTTACCAAATTTGAccttcatttataatttttttttccttttataccTCAAGACCTAAATGAAGATTTCTTGCCCATGTCTTTTTGGAAATTTATTTGACTGTGTATAACCcttaataaaaccaaatatcaTGTATATTCTTTAAAATCACTACATTGGATTCTCAGGGAGGCATAAGGAGTCCTACAAGGTTAGATCACTTGTGACAAATGTCTTTGTGTATAGTgtatacacaaaaataaatcGAATTTAAAACTATTTGCTTAAACGATTTAAGCCTCTATCATTTAGACTAATCACATCCgtgatttatctatatatatatatatattcaagccacatacaccattaaaatatattaaaaattatataaatattttttataaaaataaaaataaaatatgatttaaattcctaaactaacgttgataatgttaatttttatttagatataataaataaaattagtttaatCTTTTAGGGTTGATATACACaagtttttaaatcatttaacatatattaatatattttattgatgtcTGTACGTAGGGCAGAGGATGTAATGCAAGCAACTCAAATTTTGAATGGTATGCATGGCATTTAAGGTGTATACACATAATTAGATAAATTTTCATAGGCATACAAGCAAAAGAATACATTAGCAATTATTCACATTTATATATGCAAAGCTGAAGTCACTTGAACATGCAAGCAATACAAACCTATTtctcaatttctttttaaaactaCAAATACACAAATCAAGTGCAATTGGTATAAACGTCTTaaattaaatgaatgaaaattttctttaaaaaaaaaagaaacatacaatCATAATTCAATAGTTTCCAAATCCAGTAGGAAAGAAACACTTCAGTTATGCATTTCTCTTTTCTCAATTCAGTTCAGTATTTCTCTATCACAGAATACAAAAATTCCCTGAGCAAAGTTCCACAAATAAAATGCTTGTATGATAGATACATTTGAAAAATCTCGGCACATTCCAATAAAATGCATACAAAACTACCCCtctatttactttttcttgtcaATAGCCATTTTACCGAGAATATTGATCTACAAGTGCCTTTGCTTTGTCAGGAGCAAAGAACCTAGCCTGCATGTATCACAAAAATTATCAGCTTTAATCCATGTTTCAACACTCAAAAACTTGTTTTCCCTAAATAAAATGACTGTACTGTTAATGCATTATTTATTCGCAAACAATGTTTGCAGATGATAACATGATAGACTTAGCACCTTCTAAGTTTCAAACAGAAACCAATGTAAAGAGTTTTAACAAACAGAAGCTGCATGCAGATCGACATCAAGCATAACCCGGAAAGGGATTGGAGTCATCTAAATGTAAGTTTGAACTGTGGTTGCTCATGCATGCGAAGCTTTAAAGGATAAATACTGATTAAAACTGGTCCATAAATCCATTCGTAAATTAAATATGTCTTTGGCAAAATCTTGTTCAACTTCTCAAATTTTAAGGATAAAGAATAAGTACTCACTTGGATGAACATCCTTTCAGCGTCACCAACTTTACCATTTTCCTTCAGAATGATTCCCTACAAACGCATGAAACATTAACTACACAAACATCCTGTTTGCAATAACATTTTCATTCATCAATGATATGAGATTGGAAGCAAGAATGATGGAGATATGAGGTTGAAAGCATTAACTAGTTTGCAAGAAATTTTCTCTATAGCTATTGATAGTGGTTTcatctttcttcaatttttctgcattttaagcttatcctatgttttcaataTTTCAATTTGCCATGATTTAACAGTTTAGGGATTCAGAAAAATTGGATCCTATTCTGAAAAATCAAATATCTGTATGAATCACCTCCTTTTGAGTGTAGTGTATCTAGTATTTACTCGGTTAGATATGATTAAGTTGTCTTGATAAGCCCTGGAATTGGCATACCTATTCACCCTTTTGAGCAGTTTCAGGATGTTTATCCAACTGTATATGAAATTGCACAAATTtctattatttgtattgatCATTTACTGCAACCTAATACTAGTCAGAATAAGTGcaaatatatcataaaatatataatgtttCCATATACAATCAGGATATTCTGTTTTGCATAATAAAACTTCACAAGCAATCCATtgcatataaaattaatttatatcaatAATCTACTATCCATCTGTTCTCATAATGAACTTAAATAAGTACTCAATGGAAAATGTGGCCTGATTTTAGTttagaaaaaacacaaaacaatgtGAGCATTGATAAGAgatcatcataataataatccaatttAAAGCAAATGTAAATGCACCTTTGCCAAATAGCCTCGGAAGTCATTGGGATGAGCAGATATTAGCTGATCATATACAGCAACCGCGTCACTGACATGGCCCCAGTCAGAGTAAGCCTTCCCAAGAAGCAATTCAACCTGTAAATTACAACAGGGATGGAAATTTGCAGGAAAGGAAGATCAAAATTCGGGAATAActttaataagataaataacACAGATAGAACAAGTAGCACAGGGTAATGGAACTTTGCAGTTTCGAATAATGGTGTTCGATGTAGCTGCTAGTTTGAGTTGAACCAAATAACACAGAAGTAGAACACATAGGCACAGAGTGATTAAATCAAAGTTAAAAGCAAGACATGGTAATtctattttatctttaaatataaaTGGAGGAATACACAcaacaaaagatatgattggATGATGATCAAATCCCTGTAATTAAGCTAACATATGAATAAATATCCAAACAATGATCaaatatactaaaaattaaaacaagattCGAGGGATTTATTTCAAAATCCCCCAAAATCTTGCAGTGGGAGTGCCTTTTAGTCAGAACATCTGTTGGCTGATTTCCAGTAGTATGCAAATACATATATGAGTCCATTGTCAAGCTTCTCTTTATAAGATGCTGTCTATTTCAATACATTTATTGCAATCATGTTGAACTGGGTTGGGAGCAATGCTTATGGCTGGCTTATTACCACCATACAACTTAGGGTTTGTATGTCAAAGAAAGTAATGCTACAATTTATGGATTTAGAAATTGGTGAACATAAAGGAGATTAGTGTATAATTTCAGGACATGGAGGACATTGTGTAGAGAAAAGACTCTACCAGGGCAAGGCTTGAATGGCTTAATTTTAATGGAATGTGGGGTCATATGATCAGTTGCATTCTGCCAAGCACAGGAGTTTCTCCATGTAATTTAAAGCAATTCTCTTTTGACTG
It encodes:
- the LOC120276222 gene encoding uncharacterized protein LOC120276222 — its product is MASMEPQKQLLSLIRDFAAEKSQGERRVSDLKKKLLNVVAATDAANAALDEAKRAKEVAERELRGSQVQLSMCDATIQAQLARISLFQGEISKLGSAIDQLKNETGVLRLIQYVVMGSYEFKLEMLDIL
- the LOC120275279 gene encoding uncharacterized protein LOC120275279 produces the protein MTINALSPLSAFFTPRRHLFNPFPSRRPFPRRHPPPRVVGDSKGTKTSTDPISERAQSDQLVDGMDFGELCNDFECISSPLVESTARQLVRDILEMREQNRSFGCFSVSIKYKDPVRNFIGREKYNRPLWATDALEKPTATVQEMVMLSTSVLNIKWTLKGKPKFLGFLAGNLIVRVNSRFTLNQISGQVVEHEETWDLSESSPIAQAYFWISRRFFAAIDASKDSFDAAKNMQTSFSTDKENMEPYPDPSTDPTKFFQSDDGMQKDAYQIALFLAIVYFVVQFLRTTL